From a region of the Cyprinus carpio isolate SPL01 chromosome A18, ASM1834038v1, whole genome shotgun sequence genome:
- the LOC109056799 gene encoding pro-cathepsin H-like — protein sequence MKMNTLFLPVLFAVVYQVHTLPLHTEEDEYLFKSWMSQYNKKYEINEYYQRLQIFLDNKKKIERHNAGNHKFSMGLNQFSDMTFAEFKKSYLLTEPQNCSATRGNHLSSNGPYPDTIDWRTKGNYVTNVKNQGPCGSCWTFSTTGCLESVTAIATGKLLQLAEQQLVDCAGAFDNHGCKGGLPSHAFEYIMYNKGLMTEQDYPYKAKEGECRFKPELAAAFVKDVVNITKYDEMGMVDAVARLNPVSFAYEVTSDFMQYKDGIYTSTVCHNTTDKVNHAVLAVGYAEQNGTPYWIVKNSWGTYWGINGYFYIERGKNMCGLAACSSYPLP from the exons ATGAAGATGAACACGTTGTTTTTACCGGTGCTGTTTGCCGTTGTGTATCAGGTGCATACATTACCATTGCACACTGAGGAag ATGAGTATCTTTTCAAATCATGGATGTCTCAG tataacaaaaaatatgagATAAATGAATATTACCAGCGACTACAGATTTTCCTGGACAACAAGAAGAAGATTGAGCGCCATAATGCAGGAAACCATAAGTTTTCAA TGGGACTGAATCAGTTTTCAGACATGACATTTGCTGAATTTAAAAAGTCCTACCTCCTGACAGAACCTCAG AACTGCTCCGCCACTAGAGGGAACCATCTGAGCAGTAATGGGCCTTATCCTGATACGATTGACTGGAGAACGAAAGGAAACTATGTAACTAATGTCAAGAACCAG GGACCTTGTGGTAGCTGCTGGACTTTTTCCACCACAGGCTGTCTGGAGTCCGTCACTGCTATAGCCACAGGGAAACTCCTACAACTA GCAGAGCAGCAGCTTGTAGATTGTGCAGGTGCTTTCGACAATCATGGCTGCAAAGG TGGCCTCCCAAGTCATGCTTTTGAGTACATCATGTACAACAAAGGTCTTATGACAGAGCAAGACTACCCCTATAAGGCTAAA GAAGGTGAATGCAGATTCAAACCAGAGTTGGCTGCTGCCTTTGTGAAAGATGTTGTAAACATTACAAAG TATGATGAAATGGGGATGGTGGATGCTGTGGCCAGGTTGAACCCTGTCAGCTTTGCATATGAGGTGACATCTGATTTCATGCAATACAAAGATGGAATATATACAAG CACAGTGTGTCATAACACTACTGACAAGGTGAACCATGCAGTGCTTGCTGTGGGCTATGCTGAGCAGAATGGAACTCCATACTGGATAGTGAAGAACTCCTGGGGGACCTACTGGGGAATTAACGG ATATTTTTACATTGAGAGGGGAAAGAATATGTGTGGACTTGCTGCGTGTTCATCCTATCCTTTACCTTGA